The genomic DNA ATTACAGAGCGACATCACTGGTAACAAGCATCATCATTATCCGAGTCTGTTTCCAAGTGTGACGGCAAAAAGGGGAcatcagacttttttctttctttttttttgctttcacagAACCACCACAGTCCCATCCCTCATGTGAGATGGCTGACTCGTCCTGACAGTGAAATAGTTCAGTTCATCAAAACCATCTCAGTCGTATCCGCTTTGCAGTGAAACTGTTAGTCCTCTGCAGACAGCTAGTCAGTCACACTGGCCTACTTTCCTGTGGTGTTGAACTATTGAACTGTTGAAAATAAGCAGAGACAGGATAAATCCATCGAGTATTATATAGATGTTAAtctttataattatattaagATATTAAAATTCAATTAAAGTAAAGCAGGTCTCCCTCCAGAGGAAGGGATGTTAAGCTGCGTATGATTACAGATTTACTTACCTGGAGATAAAGTCTTTTTAGCTGAAGGTAAAAATCTGATCTGGGAACAGTTTAGCtcttcagtatcttgctcaaggacaaaACACCAGCCCTATAAAATAGCCTTcttgctctacctcctgagcaaACAAACCGTATTTTAAATGGCCTttcagttttaaatataaaattatcTAATGTAATGAGCTCATATCTGGAAATATTAGAGTAGAAATACactgactgtataaaatatatgtaatattgGAGTgtaccaaaataaaaacctggCTCTGGGGCTGCAGAACCGAAACAtaagtctctttttttatgttttatgtttgtttttttgttgaattagTGCTGAAGAGTCTTATAGACACTTTTCATATTGATCCGACGTGCTGCACTAGACCGAAATTACTTAGCTCAGAACATCTCCATCCATAACTTTCAAACCGATAATCACCATCACCGGGTAAATGGAGATGAAAAGACGCTGACTCTTCCCGTTTGAAAACCTCAGCAGCCCAACAATCAGAGCCTAATAGATAATGTCCTGTCCTTAAGCAGCTTGTTTAGGAGTCTAGAAGTCTTTATTCTAGCAGCTTTAACGGGCCAGAAGAACAAAGTCAGTGTATAGTGGCACATTTAGCTGTTGAGAAAGTTGTATTTGGGCGTCGTATCCGGAAAATAATGGCCGTAATATACAATTCTGTTTCCATGTTAACATTCCATAAACATAGATTGACCCAGTTTGTTTGGGATGCTATTTATGATCcaatgtgatgtgtttgttgccatggtaaggatgttgttgttttgtagcAATGTGACGATAAAGAGGATTACCTCTGCGGCAGATGTTCAGATTGTTTACACATTTTGTCCAGACAGTACAGCACCGAAGTCTATGTACGCCTGTGAACTGATGGCAGCCTGAAGTTTGACAGAAAAACCCAAAACGGGATGCTGCATCTAAAATATTGATATGTCTGAGCATGATTTCCAGTCAAGTGCAAATTCACAACACAGCACCAAGACTATGTAACACTGCTAAAGGCAGATGTTAGTTAATGATGTGTGGCTGTGTCTTAGCAACATAAATTATAACTGATAACTTATTCATCTTTATTCACTTtgatttcctcttctctctgttcaaATGTCATCAGCACTCTCCAGTGGTTAAATATTTTATGTGCAGTGATGCTTTGTAATTACTTAGCAATAGTCCTCAGAGTTGTATTTCATGAAAGGATGATGATCATTATTATGCTGCATGATTTTTGCAGCAAACTTGAGCTCTGTAAAATCTGGAGAAACGCGTATGAATACAGCAGGGCacgttttaattaattaaactgatgtgaaaatgtatttacactTAGCTGTGCAAAGCGGAGCATCTCTGCAGTGCAGCTGCCCTAGTTACAGAGCAGCTGAGTAACTGCGAGAGACTGTGGTTGGCCCAGGCGGAAAGAGGAGGAGTTTATTAATGGTTGACTGAATTATGGAGGGTTGGCTGTGCTGAAGGCCAGAAGCAGACTACAAGAGAAGGACTTTGACTGGAGGACCAGCAGTGTGAAGTGAGGGAGCAGACTCTGACAGCAGTAGCCTGCAgttttgctgcatgtttttatgttttttctacAACTGTTGGGATGTTTTTACCCCACAATTTATTTATaggagatttttcttttatactAAAATCTGTAATTAGTTCCCTGAGGCTTTAAGCCTGTCAGAGCAATACTGCTAGAAAGGCCACTGGGGGCAGGAAACATTTACATGCAGTGCCATGGTCTCCATGGTCCAACTGTGCACAATTTAAACCATTTACACTCAAATACAGAGGGTATGTAATGATACCACTGCCGGTCTAACTTTCCTAGGACTTCTCTTACATGAATGCAGATAGAGTCTCATATTTCTCTGTTCAACTCTATTACTACATGAACAGATTGTGTTGAAGagatttttaaaattctgatatgtatcttctttttttgtcgTTTTTATTCACTCAAACATACATGAACGAAATTAAACTAGAAAACAAACATAGTCATTGACAGGCAGTATATCCGACATCCAGCAATGTATACAAAGGCCTGTGATAAATGAACACCTGAAACAaccaaaaataaagatttgatgAGTCCCAGAGGTCCGACAgtatatacacaaaatatgGCGCCATCCCCTCTTAAATTTTTCCTCTTCATTGTTAATTCTAGCCAACATGTTTTCACATGATGCGATCTCTGATATAAAttccatccattttttaaacatctggaGCGACTGTACACTAATCTGAGGATCGTTCGAGCAGCTGTGACCACCCTGACCTTTAAAACCGCACATacatatttagatatatttgATTCTGATTGGTCCTCTAACTGACACAGTCTTGAAGACACAGTTACCTCAATGCCTAGCCATTTACTCATGTGTTCCAGTACTTTCTCCCCAAACAGGTGTACCGGTTTACATCCCCGAATTAATATTCTTAAATTCAATGCATGTTTCATCACCCTTGATAGACAAACTTAGTTCAGATATGCAGTACCAGTGGTACTAATTGAAGTATCCATGCATATAATCTAGTTTGTATGCATTCTTTTGCACAGTTGCGATTGTTTCTACACCACTGATGCCACATTCAAAGCAGATGAATTGCACTGTGAAGTGATTATGTTCTATTCTCTTCTTTCAGGCTTTGAGTTTTGGAACATGGAGACAGTTTTCATGCCTCATTCAGCAGCATGATTGGAGCATCCAGTCTCTCAGGGGACACCCTGATAGCGTGCCACTTCCCTGTGGTTCAGCTTCCCACTTGGCAACTTCCTGTCCAGGCTTTGTGCAGTTCGGCCAAGAGGCCCGGCCGCCTGTGCTCAGTGGGTCTGACCCGAGCTGTGTCCCTCCCAGAGCAAGACACGCTGAACCGAGAGCACGTCTTCACCGGCGGCCGAAAACATTTTTCGAGCAGTTACTGTAGTCTCAATGAGGATcgggcggaggaggaggggggcagtGACAGCAGCGGGAGGTACGACTCCACCTCGTCACCGGAGGAGACCAGCTCCCATCTGAAGAAGGAAAGCTCTGGAGCCAGAGGCAGCCTGCGGTCCCATAACTCATTCCTTCCCACCACAGAActagatgaggaggaggaagatgaggataGCGATGGAGGTAATCTGCACAGATATCACGAGGACTCATCTTTTGTGCTGCATGGAAATTCTAACTGGCCTCTAAGTAATGGTGCCAGAAATTATACAGTATCCCACGGGGATGGGGGTAGTGAATGGGGCAACGAAGGCACCATACTGGGTAGTGAGAGTGACCAAGAGTGGCTCTCTAACCAGCTGGACTCACTGCAGACTGAATGCCAGTGCTTTCATGTGAGTAGATCTGGCATCATAGCTTATGTAGAGCAGGACTCAGACAGACTGAAGGATAACATGTCCTGCTGTGTCCACAGCCAACACAAATGTTCCCCAGAGCTGTTCTCCAACAGTCACGCAGAGTATGTGAGCGACTCTTCCTGTAACAGCTCTGACGGCGTCCTGGTTAACTTCTGCACTATCTATAACAGAAGCAACAACCCTGCCACGCCTCAGGACCTCAGCAGTCCTGCAGTTCACCCCTCTCAGTCATCTGAAGGATCTGTGTTCCTCAACCTCCAACCTGTTCCCAAAACTCCAGCCGAGGACGTCCAACACGATGACGCGACTCCCCCAAAACAGGAGGATGACATGACGCCATCTGCTTCCTGCTGGTCTCCTCAGGGCCTCGACTCTAACTGCAATCTTTACTCTCAGGAGCCGTTACCCCCGGGTCTCTCCTCGCTGGAGGTGTCAGACCTGACTGCCTGTCTCCAAAGCCAAGCCACATTAGCCACGGGGACCAACCAGAAGTACTACAAGCTTGTGACTTGTGACCTGTCCTCTCAGTCGCCCAGCCCGGCCTGTTCCAGCCACACCAGCTGCCCTGAGGGTCCGAGCAGAAGTAGcacctttcctccctctgacttTGTTGATCAACCCAAAGAAGTCAAGAAGGTAATGTTGGAATTAAACAGCTCTTCCTTTAGTCCTGAAGTAGATGATATAGCTATGCTAAACACTGAAGTAAGGTCATCACtgtccagcttttttttttacaccatgtaGCACCTCTAATATGGTGGAAAAGGGTAAACctctcttcctaatatttccagTTTGAATTTTACTTCTACTTACTCAGTTAAGTCACATTTAGCTCATATCATGGACCACCAGTGGTActcgtaccacagtttgagaacccgTGAAGCAGATTGTAAAGCACAGTGAACCCAGACCATAACTAGCAACTAAATATTTTCTACAGATGTGAtagataaattatttttaaaaaaacatgattaatggCATACTAAGTTTCTATGGAAGACTCGGTGGCTCATAAGAAATCCATGAATAGTGTGATTTGGTTGTGTAAACCTAAGccattctctcttttctgtgtcGCCATCAGGAGAAAGAGGATcaacaaaaggaaaagaggtTCTCCTCTGCACACTGCTCTCAGTTTCAGAACTATGATTATCAAGTTGCCACCACCTCCACTGAGAAAGCCCTCTGTAGGAAGAAACATATAGACAGCATCCAAAGCTTCTCCCACACACCATGTTCGCTGTGCCCCAGCGATTGTAGCCCACATAGCAGTAAATGCCAAGGCACAAGCATTGCATCCACACAGCCATCTGTGATTGTGGACCAGGAGCACTGTGATACTGAAGCTACAGAGAAGGGTAAGGCAGTGAAGGAGagattatttctgtttgttgctttgttttataAGTGAGACAGCAACATATTCAAAGATACACCAGAAACATCTGTTCTAACTATTTTGCTtatcctctccctccttctcagGAGCATGTTCATTGGAAAGTGCAGTGGTGCGCTACAGTAAAGCCCAGAGACCAACCTCGCTGCCCATTCAGCCTTTTGTCCTGGTCCCCACAGACAAACCCCAGACCCAACACTTGGGCTGTCTCTTGGAGCAGTACATGACTCAAAAGAGCAGCAAGTCTGGTAGCTCCCAACCAGGGTTCAAGTTCAAGGGCAAAAGGAGTCAGTGCTTCTCTAATCTTCAGCTGGAAGCTTCACCAATGGGCAGCCACTACCCCATCTTCCTGGAGGCTCCCTCAAGCTCCGATACCTGCTCGACCTGCACACCGAGTCCAGAGTGCTTCGGCCGCAGACACACATGGAGCCAGTCCAGCAGAAGCCAAGGACGCTACAGTCCATGTACATCAAAAAGCAGTCCGGAGCCAACACACACCAGCCCAAAGCCCACACTGGTCCAGTTGCAGGATAAACCAAGCCCCCACTCAGGCAAAACTTTTTTAAACCTGACCCCAGCCCCAGATCAGTCCAAGCTTGTTAAAATCCCCACCTACCAGGACTTAATTAACCTTACCCCTGAGCAGAGCCATACCAACACTGGGCCCAATCAGTCCCTCACGTCCTACCATTCAATACTTTCTCATACACCACCCACTTTACCCCTAACCACTGACACCCATCACCCGAACCTGCAGGTGTCCCTGTCTCCTCCCACAAGCTCACGACCAGATAAGAGGTTCCCTCGGCACCGGGCAGCACCTGCAGCTGACTCTGGCTTTTTTCACGGTAGCTTTACAGCCGCCCTCTCGTCAGTAGCTCCTCTCCCCTCTTTGTTCTCCTCAGCTGCTTCTGGGCTACACCCACAGCAAATCTGGGATTCTGCTGCTGGGCTCAACGGGAGGCCGGGTCA from Larimichthys crocea isolate SSNF chromosome IX, L_crocea_2.0, whole genome shotgun sequence includes the following:
- the LOC109141475 gene encoding iporin, translated to MIGASSLSGDTLIACHFPVVQLPTWQLPVQALCSSAKRPGRLCSVGLTRAVSLPEQDTLNREHVFTGGRKHFSSSYCSLNEDRAEEEGGSDSSGRYDSTSSPEETSSHLKKESSGARGSLRSHNSFLPTTELDEEEEDEDSDGGNLHRYHEDSSFVLHGNSNWPLSNGARNYTVSHGDGGSEWGNEGTILGSESDQEWLSNQLDSLQTECQCFHVSRSGIIAYVEQDSDRLKDNMSCCVHSQHKCSPELFSNSHAEYVSDSSCNSSDGVLVNFCTIYNRSNNPATPQDLSSPAVHPSQSSEGSVFLNLQPVPKTPAEDVQHDDATPPKQEDDMTPSASCWSPQGLDSNCNLYSQEPLPPGLSSLEVSDLTACLQSQATLATGTNQKYYKLVTCDLSSQSPSPACSSHTSCPEGPSRSSTFPPSDFVDQPKEVKKEKEDQQKEKRFSSAHCSQFQNYDYQVATTSTEKALCRKKHIDSIQSFSHTPCSLCPSDCSPHSSKCQGTSIASTQPSVIVDQEHCDTEATEKGACSLESAVVRYSKAQRPTSLPIQPFVLVPTDKPQTQHLGCLLEQYMTQKSSKSGSSQPGFKFKGKRSQCFSNLQLEASPMGSHYPIFLEAPSSSDTCSTCTPSPECFGRRHTWSQSSRSQGRYSPCTSKSSPEPTHTSPKPTLVQLQDKPSPHSGKTFLNLTPAPDQSKLVKIPTYQDLINLTPEQSHTNTGPNQSLTSYHSILSHTPPTLPLTTDTHHPNLQVSLSPPTSSRPDKRFPRHRAAPAADSGFFHGSFTAALSSVAPLPSLFSSAASGLHPQQIWDSAAGLNGRPGQSQHSESLILSDRPPTEFCLSPDTSYESMSISHLQRRGLLRSVSRAVDLIMAHFGSSRDPEEKMRLGNSSRSPTIAGLVLEHLCPTIQKILEDGLRDHKLDLIVGQRRNHSWSVVEISTRIGPSTKVLQSLVSKIRLCPQLTSHCMRLRAFIMGLLNLRSLEFWLSHLQSQRDVVTTYYHSWGFLSMSLDQCQPLFQELLLLLQPLSVLPFDLNLLLEPRLLLNKQLCSEEEDVSPPPPCSAHLVTSWPVLQADKKVDSQQTKISHQTILHHKESLSSQSYAKQDCKGMQACRSPLGPIPEWWPKEADLIDGVVEGEDCSQKNADTWSQISMDSRHEERRGETPNASTCVQAESPCQGWLRWAKLFGAADASTRSEMSTQSHIGAQTRRSRRPSQWLHLDRSQLGLLAQSIRSMKLGGAHTDKDS